A genome region from Anopheles stephensi strain Indian chromosome 2, UCI_ANSTEP_V1.0, whole genome shotgun sequence includes the following:
- the LOC118517687 gene encoding uncharacterized protein LOC118517687, producing the protein MRKCMLLLLLPLAVLGSRSPAAVFEDVFELGRPNAAFRATTESRNGMKAYLRKKYRQMRDPLPQASMMAAYTAAHERYQNMEEKQYDRVRVENLRKLSSVRTKRLDGQEAAAKKPKRMEIVPREMIKFELSDAMIFAPEIVDPQSPDQTKARTKREERQGPARVEPVPREILRFELTDAMVSRQKSETVNGSSATVARRHRRSASPDPRDYVKFELEDAKRSEPYAGSNAKVTENLRHPFTSSDSYRRGKVFDEVVERPQSVGRNAESSKKEKRESTPPLEEDEGSDMSPEESRRIKIRGKKQKQIANYEDLPLGVQKAIDIALKENDRMNGKGRDSALEGSAVQSTPKYFFGDKKPKTKKPYSVATKISEPKFVPSVKLSETQLPVVEEESNGQTGFNPSRPMSTDTVPSPETSDSTKARGSSLQGIPKAWWSYSDLRRPKRLYHKVPAQPLVISPQYVSTFKPASEQSKMNDLSPGYHPRSVFFSPVTSSNSVPSAHSADHDGYKTSVSDGLEEVVIKERPKIQYVIKEIPVPVQMKQPRTKITVQPSISISYDKDITSPGTGESASGQGYDNPYGPIELQYGHSQPVKEPAQSFQSMKIVIPDSKEESREQDNYYDSKKYSRLIDTTQPSPTQSNEIDTSGGSIAALSALIGQRPSVQLQGLNQLLHMPVPMGGNGERHRPQDSTAPVTFPESSTPTPKPSRPGYRSVQIDQGPKVIYDDSMYHTVQMNPQLQIPSNKEYTPIKEDVSDVLDTDFDGPTVGPPASHTVHIVRSHKPHIPAQLVEHHEFNEEEAGHETNAYRHINIHSTPAPPHSESISHHYQEQHHHHHHPSSDHYDDSEGYAFGYRVRDFHTGNDFGHVQNRDNGVTRGEYHILLPDGRVQNVRYTADEKGFHADVTYESVHPASHSRK; encoded by the exons ATGAGGAAGTGCATG cttcttctgcttctacCCTTGGCAGTGTTGGGCAGTAGATCGCCAGCAGCCGTGTTTGAAGATGTGTTTGAGCTGGGCCGTCCAAATGCAGCATTTCGAGCGACGACTGAAAGTCGGAAT GGAATGAAGGCATACTTGAGGAAAAAGTATCGCCAAATGCGGGATCCACTTCCGCAAGCGTCAATGATGGCTGCCTACACCGCTGCCCACGAACGCTACCAAAATATGGAGGAGAAACAGTACGATCGCGTGCGGGTAGAAAATTTGCGCAAGCTGTCATCGGTTCGTACGAAGCGATTAGATGGCCAGGAGGCTGCGGCAAAAAAGCCGAAAAGAATGGAAATTGTTCCCCGGGAAATGATCAAGTTTGAGTTGTCCGATGCCATGATTTTCGCCCCAGAGATCGTGGATCCTCAATCTCCAGATCAAACGAAGGCTCGCACCAAACGTGAAGAACGGCAAGGGCCGGCTCGCGTGGAGCCAGTACCGCGCGAAATACTTCGATTCGAGCTGACTGATGCAATGGTATCGAGGCAGAAAAGTGAAACGGTAAACGGTAGTTCGGCGACAGTAGCTCGCAGGCATCGCCGTTCGGCCAGTCCCGATCCGCGTGATTACGTAAAGTTTGAGCTGGAAGACGCCAAGCGTTCGGAACCGTACGCTGGAAGCAACGCAAAGGTAACGGAAAATTTGCGACATCCCTTTACGTCTTCCGACAGTTACAGGCGCGGGAAGGTGTTTGACGAGGTAGTGGAGCGTCCGCAATCGGTCGGCAGGAACGCGGAGTCAAGCAAGAAAGAGAAACGGGAAAGTACTCCACCGCTGGAAGAAGACGAAGGAAGCGACATGAGCCCGGAGGAGTCTAGGCGCATTAAGATTCGAGGCAAAAAGCAGAAGCAGATTGCGAACTACGAGGACCTTCCGCTTGGCGTACAGAAAGCGATTGACATTGCGCTGAAGGAGAACGATCGCATGAACGGCAAAGGCAGAGATAGTGCGCTGGAGGGGTCGGCAGTTCAATCCACGCCCAAGTACTTCTTCGGTGACAAGAAACCGAAAACGAAAAAGCCGTACAGTGTCGCGACAAAAATTTCCGAACCAAAGTTTGTGCCGAGTGTGAAACTGTCCGAAACCCAGCTGCCTGTAGTGGAAGAGGAGTCCAATGGTCAGACTGGATTTAATCCGAGCAGACCAATGAGCACCGACACCGTGCCCTCGCCGGAAACGAGCGATTCAACCAAAGCGAGAGGCTCTTCACTGCAGGGCATCCCAAAGGCATGGTGGTCGTACTCGGATCTGCGACGACCGAAACGGTTATATCATAAGGTTCCGGCACAGCCGCTGGTAATTAGTCCGCAATATGTGAGCACCTTTAAGCCGGCCAGTGAGCAGAGCAAGATGAACGATCTTTCGCCGGGATACCATCCACGatcggttttcttttctccggTTACGTCTTCTAACTCGGTGCCGTCTGCACACTCGGCTGATCACGACGGTTACAAAACGTCGGTATCGGACGGCCTGGAAGAAGTTGTCATAAAGGAACGGCCCAAGATACAGTACGTGATTAAGGAGATACCGGTGCCGGTGCAGATGAAGCAACCCCGTACGAAGATCACGGTACAGCCCAGCATATCTATATCCTACGATAAAGATATCACAAGCCCCGGAACGGGTGAGAGTGCCAGCGGTCAGGGATACGACAATCCGTACGGACCGATCGAGCTGCAGTACGGCCATAGCCAGCCGGTCAAAGAACCCGCACAGTCGTTCCAAAGCATGAAGATAGTGATACCCGACTCTAAGGAAGAGTCTCGCGAGCAGGACAATTACTACGATAGCAAGAAGTACAGCCGGCTGATCGATACAACGCAACCCTCCCCAACGCAGTCTAACGAGATAGACACATCCGGGGGAAGCATCGCAGCGTTGTCGGCCCTAATTGGGCAGCGGCCGAGTGTGCAGCTACAGGGACTCAATCAACTACTTCACATGCCCGTCCCAATGGGAGGCAATGGTGAGAGGCATCGTCCACAAGACAGCACTGCGCCGGTGACGTTTCCGGAATCATCAACACCGACACCGAAGCCATCTCGCCCAGGATATCGATCGGTCCAAATCGATCAAGGGCCGAAAGTGATCTACGACGACAGTATGTACCATACGGTCCAGATGAACCCACAGTTACAGATTCCGTCCAACAAGGAATACACTCCGATCAAGGAAGACGTGTCGGACGTTTTGGACACCGACTTTGATGGACCCACTGTCGGACCACCAGCGTCACATACGGTGCATATCGTCCGATCGCATAAGCCGCATATTCCCGCGCAACTAGTAGAACATCACGAGTTTAACGAAGAGGAAGCTGGCCATGAAACGAACGCGTATCGCCACATTAATATCCACAGTACTCCGGCCCCGCCGCACAGTGAATCGATATCACACCACTACCAAgagcagcatcaccaccatcaccacccaaGCAGCGATCATTACGAT gaCTCGGAAGGATATGCCTTCGGTTACAGGGTTCGCGATTTCCATACTGGGAACGATTTCGGTCACGTGCAGAATCGCGACAACGGTGTTACGCGCGGAGAGTACCACATTCTGCTGCCGGACGGTCGAGTACAGAATGTGCGCTACACAGCTGACGAAAAGGGTTTCCATGCAGATGTCACGTACGAAAGCGTCCATCCGGCGTCACACAGTCGAAAGTAA